From the genome of Pseudophryne corroboree isolate aPseCor3 chromosome 9, aPseCor3.hap2, whole genome shotgun sequence:
tttccagtcaggcaggggttaaatatctccatatagcccctatgggctatatgtgaggtatttttagccttgtataaggtttatatttgcctctcagagcgcccccccccagcgctctgcaccctcagtgactgcccagtgaagtgtgctgagaggaaaatggcgcacagctgcagtgctgtgcgctaccttatgaagactgaggagtcttcagccgccggtttccggacctcttcacgcttcagcatctgcaagggggtcggcggcgcggctccgggaccggactccacggctgggcctgtgttcgatccctctggagctaatggtgtccagtagccaagcagcaaatccactctgcatgcaggtgagtttactactttccccctaagtcccacgttgcagtgatcctgttgccagcaggactcactgtaaagaaaaaaacctaaactaaactttctctaagcagctctttaggagagccacctagattgcacccttctcgttcgggcacaaaatctaactggagtctggaggagggtcatagggggaggagccagtgcacaccacctgacctagtaaagctttacttttttgtgccctgtctcctgcggagccgctattcccccatggtcctttcaggaaccccagcatccacttaggacgatagagaaattaaatgTAATGTATGGGAAATTCAAACTTTAGTGATTGAAGCACTAAATATAATCAGGGAAAAGGAAGTAAATTGTTAGACATAACAGGTAACTTATATTTTACTTTAATTAGGAATATTTCAATCTTGTCATATTTCAGTGTCTATGGTTGTTAATACTTTTGCTGATGAGACTCATCTTATATTGTCTATGTCATAAGGAGTCAAATGACTAATACCCAGAGGCGTAACCGCATCGTGACTAGACTGGTAAATGTCCATGGGCCCACAAAGTGCAGTGGCCTCCCCAATACTAGCcactaaagggtctatttatgaagcagtgaaaagagtggagaagtgagccagtggctaCTCTGTATAATTTAACAGTATGCAAATTatcaatgttacttcaatgctgattggttgccatgggcaacttctccacctgtcacttctccacacttttcactgcttcatgaatagacccctaaatacgtTATTTGTCAATTAATTTCTGTGTACACGGTACTATTACATGGATTGGTAGCCCTGTTAGTTTCACagctgctgcagtgctgctgaACTTGGGATgcagcagcactcagcttctccttcctgtataagcctGCCCCCAAACcaactagccaatgagagtctgggggcaggcttatagTTATACAGGAAGGAGAACTGAAGCTGAGTGCTGTGTCATGAGGGCACACAGCACTGCTGATCCCAGGGGTCAGGCAGTCATCACACATATTACATGTAACATTAAAGGTATGCTTAGATGTTTTAACCAACACCCCCATCCccatgctacagtatgtgtggtCTGTGCTGCAACCCAGAGGCAGCAGCCAGCACACAAGGTTTTGATTCTGTCTGCTTTACTAAGGCAAATGCAAGTGccaccagggccaccatcaggggggtgctgggggcacagctgtcctaggcctggcctctctgacagagagggaaGGGCCCGGGCAGTTCATGCCACCCTCCTCACGCCCCTGTTTGTCCCCATCCATGTCCCCGTCTGTCCGCTGCCCTCTATTgacaatgtccctcccaaaatggccaccatctcagaggagacagttattgaaCATACTagatcctctagtatctttaataacggtCTCCCCTGAGGCAGTAGCCATTTTGGGAGAAACTATTTCTATAGTTAGAAGCATACAGGTGCGAACAGAGGCCCCCATCTGGACTGCAGGCCCGCAGCGGCATGTGCGGGAATCTCCTCACAACGAGCAGaaaccctgacaacgagcagaactcctgacaacgagcaggtactgaCAGCATTAATGTGGCAGCACAATATggagtcaggggcattactgtgtggggcataacatggTGACAGAGGCATAACTTTGGTGGCATAATATGGTTTCAGGGACATTTCTGTGgtgacttaatatggtgcaaggggcataatatagttctgtattttattttattttatttaaaaaaaaaaaaatatatatatatatatatatatatatatatatattttccagggtgggggggggggggggagagcggacaggctgcctattttgtcagtcctaggccccacaatttctggtggcagccctgagtGTCACCATTAAAACAATGAAAGAAACCTGCTACTTTGCCACAATATGTTTTATTCAGGTAAAGAGCATCTATAATCTCAGGTAAAGCAGTAGTACAGTATACTTTATTAGCATTGAAATTACCTTTAAACAAAGCACACATGTTGTACACTTTGTTTTAAGCATCTGTTAGTACAATATACCTTATTATATAATCAGAAACCACTATATATAAGAAGTTAACCAGTCATCAGCAACCTTAAAGCAGAACAATGCAGAATTTAGTTTAACACGACTGTGAAATGATTTAAAGTGGATAATTGTGCAACACTCAGGGGAAGAAATGTGCTTCCAAAAATATAATGTGATGGAATGTGACAGCCAGGCACAAAATGTGACTGCAATAATGTGAGGTCTCACAAATGTTCAGGTGTCCTTATAAAGTTGAGAGAAAGGTGTGTGCTGTCTAATATTCTAGAGTTGTCCAGGCAGAGTGGAGTGTAACTACTACTGTAGACAATTACCATATAAAGAGCAAAATTTAAAGTTGGGAATAAATCCAGACTGTTGGCGGCATTTTATAACgtgaataaaccatgttgtgctgcTGTGAAAGGAAAATGTAAAATGTGGGAAGAGATTTACATTAACACACCGGTATCTGTTACTGTGAAACCCGTGTGTTTCATGTCCAACAAGCAGCTGCAGCTCCAGGACTACAGTGCCATCCAAAGTGTGCAGGGGGAGAGTTGGACaggacatataaacatacatgtgaagttgtatgtaacatatgtcctggctccTCCCCGGGAATCAGCAGCCGCCGCATCATGGAaaacactgctcagcctgtcaaccGTCATGTAGCACGCACTCAGCCTCCTGTGAAatcagccaatgggagtctgggggcgggctaaatgatgattgacaggctgagcagtgtgttCCATGCTGTGGTTACTGCTGATTCCCGATGAAGGAAGACAGGACATATATTActtacaacttcacatgtatgttcatatgtcctggccagctcccccTGCAGCCTTTGGATGGCActgtagcccaggggcagcagccgccacTGCTGATCAGTATTTGTGTGTCTCCTCCACCCTCCCTTCTATCTTTACTGCTACAGAAGACAAGGTCATCGCACCAACTCTTCCTCTACCAATACCCACTCAACTTGCCTCCTCAGTCTACTGAATAATTATTAAAAAAACTCAAGCTGTATGTAGTGACAACAATACTTAGAAGCATTTACAATTAGGTGCGTGAGTTTGTGGTAAAAATGACAGTGGCTATCGTGACTATTTTTTCATTAATGTAGGTATGCTCCCTACTGACTGAAAAAAAACAGGTTGAGCTACAGATGTGCCCAGGCTCAGCATTACTAAAATCGTGGGTCATTTCCCACAAACAGAATGTTCTCGGGCACTGCGCACATACCTACAGTACAATCTATAGGATCACATGGGAACCACGCTCCAGTGAATTTGCAGTGCATGGGTGAGAATAATTGCAATCACAGCATATACACACCCATGATCCATTGGCGGGATAGAGTGTGGACACATCTGTCATTTTTCACATAAAAAATTGGAGATCAGCCTGTaccaccaaaaaaaatatatatattgcttaTTGGTATATATGTCTATTGTTGTTCTAATTAAACATATTTTGTGCTTTGAAAATGCTGCATACTGTAGGGCTGATTTGTTCTTTATTTTAAAATAGtaacaaaaaaaatatttacatacaaacagaaaaaacTGAAAGGTTTATAAAAAGTGATTTGGGGTTATTTGACACAATTTTCTAACCACAGTGATGACATATAgttattggcccaattaagctcATTGAAACTTCCAATTCCCTAATTAgtcattatggggggggggggggggggtgttcaagaATTTCTGAACCTAGTCCCGACATTTTTaactttaaaatagggattttccctgaCTTTGCACCTGCTCTAGGGCTGTGAGAATTTTTCTCAGGCTGCTAAATAGGGAAAACCTTTTATGAAATTTCTGCTCGCAATTGAGTATTCCCCTTAgcactattatatactgtataacgtaTGGTTCGTTTATAATACAGGAAGCATCCTTGGGCTTCTTTATGACATAGTTTAGTGCAATGTATAAAGACACACTGtgggatatactgtatatactaaggTGTGGGAATTTAGAAGTGGAGATGGTGCCCATAGCATCCAGATTCTACTTATTGTttctttagcaccttctagaagataatagctagaatatgattggttgttatgggcaacatctccacttctaaaaacctgcaccttagtaaatatacccctgtgagtcAGTGACCTATAACAGCTAATCAATCAGAATCTAGCTATATTTCCAGACTGCAAAATGAAAGATAACATCTAACTAGTTGCAATAGGTTGCAACCTATTTGTATTATGAGCAAACAAGGACACTGTGGATTCCTTCTATAAACTTCTATTTCATAGTTAATTGTATTTTGACAGTACTTAAAGTTTTTGTTTGCAACTCACTTTAAGTACAGTGACTTGCATTAGCATTTATCCAATTTCAAGTAATAGTCTATCAAATAATGGGGAACACATATCACTGATTAATGAAAGCATTTCTCTATATCTACTCTGCTCTAAAAGTTTCATCTCTCTGTATTTGTTAGCCAGTTTACACAGAGAAATATATGGCAGCAAAAAGAATCAGTATGCCAATGAGCTTCAGAGCAAAAGGGAAGAAACTGTGAGCAGAGTCATTATTCAGGACACGGGTCTTTGTGGGCTTGACGATACGGTCGTGATGAGTTAAAATGGCTTTCCTGGCACCCCTCCACTGCCCTGGTCCACACAGGCGGTACTGGAAAGGTGAGCATGGGCCAAAGAACATCTGCCAGGCCAGCTTAGGATCCGTCAGGAAAAACTTCAAAATATTAGGCTTGCAGCCTATCTCCTCTGCGATTTCATCCATGTGTGGCACATAATCCACTTGTATGGTATGACGATCACTTTTGACATACCTGGAGAAGGTGGAGTGGAAATCATTATGCATAAAGTGTTTAAAATATATAATTTTCctttaaatggtcgggtaaccatcAAAGAACAAGGGGGAGATTTAACTAAGCTTGAAGGGaggtaaagtagagagagataaagcaccaaccaatccgtttctagctgtcattttacaggctgtgtttgaaattgtCAATTAgatgaatggttggtactttatctgtccccaagctttgataaatacccaccAAGTCTATTCAGAATGTCAAAACTAAGAATAATACTACAGGAAGAAGCACTTGCTTTGGCCAATTAATTTTTACTACTTAAAGTTAAAATGAAACCTGAGACCTCCTAGGCCCAATAAAACTGCTATTTTAATTAAGGAACATACTATTTCTATTAAAAAAAGGCCCACCTTTTCtgattttcttcttttctcttgttTATTTCCATCTTCATGTCATGCATGGATGGTAACTGACTCAGACCTGAAAACAAATAATGTGGAAAATATATTATATCAATAATGATGTGTGTTATGAAGTTAAAATCACACAGGaaaaatattaaaattaaacaaaTAAATCTATACCTTTAAAGACTCTTGTTGCCCAGCGCGTTTGTATCTCAGAAACAGGCATTATAGCACCAAGAGGTTGGATGTAGCCAATGCAAGCTAGCGTATGTTTTTCCAGATGTGGAGGAAATACCATTTTATACAAGGACATTTCATTATTTTCCACCTTTAGGATAGACTCATCAAAGAAGGGAAATGATACACGGTATCCTGTGGCAAAAATGACAACgtcaatgtctttctcaactgtgccATCTTCAAATATGACATCGGTCTCTGTAAACTGTTTTATATTAGTCTTCATAAGAACTTTGCCAGCGATAATGCGATTGGGGAGATCATCACTAATTGTAGGATGTTGGCTGAGGAACCTGTATAATTGTATAAACAGAGACATAATGTATAAGTATTtgataagaaaaaaataataagcAATTCAAAATGGTAGACTACTATCATTAATTAGAACTTTTATGATGAGCAATAAAGTTGAGGTTAAATTTAGAATTCTGAGAATATTTGCATCCATGtgagggcagcacggatggtgtcatGGTTAGTATTACATAACTGCCTTTCAGCACTGAAGTCTTGTGTttgtttcccaccatggccctgactatgtggagtttgtatattttcccctttGCGCGTGTGGGTTTCCTAcatgtactccagtttcctcccacgtcccaaaaatatactggtaggttaattgactcctaacaagaaatgaaccctagcgtgtatgtgtgtgcatgtggtaggtaacttagagtgtaagctccactggggcagggactgatgtgaatggctaaatattctctgtaaagcgctgcagaatatttgtgcactatataaatagctaGTAATAAAATAAAACACTTTAAAGAACCAATAAACTAGGGAACATAGATAGTAAGCTCTTCTGGGGCCGGGACTTATGTGAAAgggcaaatattctctataaagcgctgcagaaaatgtgtgtgctatgtaaataactagtaataaataaataatgtgatgTTTTACATCATTAAAATTTTTCTTTAGAACACAAACGTGCCATAATTCCATATTcagaagaaagaaaaggaaacatCTGCACCTGTGCTGTGGTTTTAGGCCAAAGTTGTCATGGTCAACCCTGGAGTTGACTTTATGCTCCAAAAAGGCATTTGCCAGACTCGGAAATGCAACTTGAATAATGCTGTAGAAACGAGTGAAGAGGACTATATCAAATGGATAGCCCTGATCAGCAACACGGTGTATTAGCCATGCTCCTCTCCTGGTGCTTAGAAAAACCTGGAAAATAATAGCAGACAAGATGAATGGTGATTATCATCAGGATACTGTTTTGTTGATTCTGTTGTAAATTTTCTGACACAGACATGCATTCTGTAAATACTGTAATTCATAaagggaagatttatcaaacccCTTAAAGAGGATATGTAGGGGCGTTGTCCATAAAAACCTgtcagattctagctatctttAGCTTGTACGTTCCATAAAATAATAGCTCTATTCAGATTGGCAACACCTCTGCTTGTCCTCTTTATAAGGTGTAATAAATATCCCCCTCAGTTACCAGACACAATGGATCACAAATGGTTTTAAGAGTACACAGAAAATGCCACACTACACATACTATATGTAACACCCACATAAACGGACCAGGTTCGGGTAAGATCACAGAGGCAGGGCTGAttttacccctcagacacaatgaccacCCACAACAGGAGCAGAACTCCTAGAGGCAATGGAGTCAGTTGTCGCTGGGCTCCAGCTGTGAAGGGGGCACCTGGCTCCTCGATTGTACCCTTAGTGTGCACTTGGACACCCTAATgtcaggtaccccccccccccccccccccacgccagcCGGCTCACCACATGTGGCCACTAACCGCACTCTGCACAAGTTGCATGCCGTACTGCGCTTCCTAATTGAAGCAGGCTGTCTGTCTTCCCCGCTATATACCGAGCtgccctctgcccacctccaccctcTCACATAGTGCTGTGATCTGTCTCTCCTGCAGCGTGATTAGGACAGGTTGCGCTTGTAAGGAGGCCCATGGATATCAGTGACCAGGAAATTTCATTTGACATCTGTCAATAATACCCTCTCCATGGAGGCTGTCGGCTGATTTGTGAGCACTCCATACGGGGCTGGAATTTTTAGATGGGGTACCCACATTGTCAAATATTGTCCTGGCCGACCTACTGTACCCCGATTCATGGGTCTAAGTGGTGGCGAGGCCTaatgccgcaaagttcccaccacatCACAGAAGCCTAGCCAAGTAGTGTCCCAGTCCcgtccttcctccctccctccctccctcccacccactctctctctctgtctctatctctCCCCTTTCTTCCCCTCTCTTGCGCTGCTCTTTGTCTCCCTTTCTTTCTCACCATCTTTCTGTCCTtgacattctctctctctcgctctctctctctctccttgatgctatctctccctaacaccctatcatctctcctgctcactcatctccctctctctctcttcctcttgcaCCCCTTTATCAgtccctctctatctccctctttctctccaacacactctctccctctatcttgtcccctctgtctctctccttccctACCTACCTGACACCCTctcacactccccctccctctcttgcACCccactccctctttctctccctgttaTGATCTCTCTCCTTGATTCCGTCTCTCCTTTACACTAGCCTCCCCTCCCTCTAActgtctctctcctctttctctctctcccttttcctctctccctgacaccctctctcactttctctcttgcTTGTGcccctctttctctcccctctctctcccttataCCTTAATGCtctctcatccctctctctctctctctctctctctctctctctctctctctcaccaccctctctctctattgctcctctctctctgtgtctctctccaatCTATCATTCTCTtacatcctctctctctccctgacaccctctgtctctcttgccccccacattctctccctgtctccctgtctctctcccactcactccccctcccttttcctctctccctgacaccctctctcttgctcccctctttctctactcctctctctcccgaACACTCTCGctctctgtcccctctctctctttctacatttatttattaacagtttcttatatagcgcagcatattccgttgcgctttataattagaacaacagtaatagaacaaactgggcaaaaacagacagacagaggtaggaggggCCTGCTTTCAAGCTTACAATGTATAGATCACCCTCTCTCTATTGCTCCTCGCTCTTTCTCTCTatcctctttccttctctctctgacatcctctctctttcccccctctctttccctgacaccctctatctCTCTCTTGCTCACTCCTCCCCCTCCCTATCTCCCTGACAGCCTGTTTCTCTCcttctcttgctcccctctttctctgtctctttcttactcctctctcttcctgacattcTCTCTCTCTAAAACCCTTTTTCTCTATCTCGCTCTCCTCTCTTTCTTCTTGTTACCCTCTCTCGCTCCCTTGCTTCACCCTATTTCTCTACCTCTCGCCCTGAC
Proteins encoded in this window:
- the LOC134957830 gene encoding flavin-containing monooxygenase 5-like, whose product is MVKKVAVIGAGCSGITATKCCLDEGLEPTCFERTEDIGGLWRFKDVPEEGRASIYQSVIINTSKEMSCYSDYPIPDDLPNYMHNSKLLQYFRQYAEHFEVMKYIQFKTTVCSVKKRPDFLTTGQWDVVTETEGKQQAHVFDAILVCSGHHSTANLPLHTFPGIDKFKGTYFHSRDYKTAEPFKNKRVVVVGIGNTAVDLVVELSAVAKQVFLSTRRGAWLIHRVADQGYPFDIVLFTRFYSIIQVAFPSLANAFLEHKVNSRVDHDNFGLKPQHRFLSQHPTISDDLPNRIIAGKVLMKTNIKQFTETDVIFEDGTVEKDIDVVIFATGYRVSFPFFDESILKVENNEMSLYKMVFPPHLEKHTLACIGYIQPLGAIMPVSEIQTRWATRVFKGLSQLPSMHDMKMEINKRKEENQKRYVKSDRHTIQVDYVPHMDEIAEEIGCKPNILKFFLTDPKLAWQMFFGPCSPFQYRLCGPGQWRGARKAILTHHDRIVKPTKTRVLNNDSAHSFFPFALKLIGILILFAAIYFSV